Genomic segment of Phycisphaerae bacterium:
AATTCTGCGAACCACAGTGCCTCCATGGCTGACCAAACCAATAGTGATGCGCTGCAGCGGCGGCCCCAGCATACTCAAGGAGCTCTCGGACGAACACTTGGCCGTTGACATCGAGGACGCTATTCGGATGAATGTCGCTGCTATTACGCTTCAGGTGTTTATCGGCGGCAAGTTCGAAAGCCGCTCTGTCCGCAATATGACCCGTTTGGTGGATATGGGTTTGCGATATGGCATCCCCACTATGGCCGTAACTGCGGTTGGCAAAGATATGGTGCGAGATGCAAAGTATTTTCGCCTGGCCTGCCGTATTTGTGCCGAGCTTGGCGCCCAGTTCGTAAAGACTTACTATGTGGAGGAAGGATTCGAGACGGTTACCGCTTCCTGCCCCGTGCCGATTGTTATGGCCGGCGGCAAAAAAATCCCAGAGCTTGACGCCCTGACAATGGCCTACAATGCCATTCAGGAAGGTGCTGCAGGCGTTGATATGGGCCGCAACATATTTCAGAGCGATGCGCCCGCAGCAATGATGCAGGCCGTCCGCAAAGTCGTGCACGAAAATCTAAAACCAAAAGAGGCCTTGAAATTATACGAAACGCTCAAAGTCGAAGAACAAAAAGCCAGATAATGAACGAACAATCACTCCAACTGAAAGACAAAGTCGCATTGATAACAGGTGCAGCCGGCGCTATCGGTTATGCCGTAGCGCAGGCGCTGCTGGTAAACGGCTGCCGCGTAGCGGCCAGCGACCTGCCCGGCCAAAAACTCGATGATTTTACGGCAGATTTGAAAAAACAATCGTCGGAGAATGTAATCGGCATTGGACTCGATGTTACCGACAAAGCGTCCGTAACAAGCGGTTTTCAATCAGTCATCGACGCCTGGGGCAAAATTAACATCGTAGTGATAAACGCCGGCATCGCACTGGTCTCAACCTTAATAGAGATGGATATCGAGGCCTTTCGCAGACTGGAAAAGGTAAACATAGAAGGGACGCTCCTTACGCTCGCCGAAGCTGGTCGGCGATTTATAAAACAGGCAACAGGAGGAGACATTATCATTATGTCCACCAAGAATGTTCCCTCTCCCAGCGCCGGCTTCGGGGCCTACAGCGCAACCAAAGCCGCCTGTCATCAATTAGGCCGAATCGCCAGTCTTGAATTTGCCCAATACGATGTTCGCGTGAATATGGTCGCACCCGATGCGGTGTTCTCGGAAGGCAAATACAAATCAGGCCTGTGGGAAACCGTCGGGGCCGACCGAATGAAAGTCAGGGGAATGAATGAAAAGCAGCTTCGCGAGTATTATCGCGACCGCAATCTGCTCAAGACAAGCATCACCGGCAGGGACGTGGCAAACGCGGTATTGTTTTTCGCCGCACGTCAAACACCAACTACCGGAGCTACAATTCCTGTGGACGGCGGCCTGCCGGATGCCGCACCGCGATAAAGCGGCAAAAAGATTATTCCTCCACTTCCGGACACGACATAATATAATCAACGCAATCGCTCAAATTAGCAGTGGCGACAGCAACGGTGCAATCAGCCGCTCCATAATAGAGATTAAGCTGATTTGTTTCTTTGTGAACAATAACACCGGTAGGAAACACCACTCCGCCTACGTCGCCGATGCGTTCATAAAGTTCGCGGGGCCCAAGAACCCACTCGTCGCTGCGGCGCAGAACTTTCCACGGCTCTTCCAAATCCAGCAGAGCTAATCCAACACGGTATATTTGCCCGGCAGTGGTGCTGCGGACACCGTGATAAAACAACATCCAGCCCTGCGCTGTTTCTATCGGCTGACAGGCAAGACCTACCCTGTGACAATCCCAGTAAGCCGAGCGTGTTGGAATCAGCAGTCTATGGTCGCCCCAGTGCTTCAAATCGGGAGAGAAACTAATCCACATATGGGCTTCACCGCGGACAATCGGCCTGTGAATTAATGCAAATCGTCCCTTGATTCTGCGAGGAAGCAAACATGAATCTTTATCTTCAGGTGGCAAAAGAGCACCGAGACGGGCAAAGGTCCTGAAATTTTTGGTAATCGCCAGCGAAACCACAGGGCCGCCCTCGCTGAAAGAGGTATATGTAATGCCGAACTGCTTCTGCTCTTCGAGCCAGATAATACGAGGGTCCTCCAGCCCCCACTTTTCCTCCCGGGAACTCTGGTCGGCCTCCATAGTTGGCGCAGAGTCAATTTCCCAGTCAGTGAATCCATCGGCGCTGCGTGCCACCGTCAAATGTGAGAAGCCGCGCATATCTTCAACGCGAACCAGCAGCAGTACCTCCGTATTTAACTTAACTGCAGCGGGATTAAAGACCGCATTTACAGGATAAGGCCAGATCTCCGGCGTTAGTATCGGATTACCTTCATATCTTTTGAAAAGCCCGTATGCCTTTTTTTGCCTTAAAAGATCGGCCATTGTTTCAGCCCCAAAATATAAAGGGATACTGTGAAATCTTTTTTACGTCGCCTACGTTTTAATCGGCAAGATAAGCAGCTTACCGTAAATTAAAATGCGAATTTTAATTATTGCCGCACAAAAATCCAATTGCTTTCAGGTCTGGTATAATAACAAACTCAGAATCGGCCGGTCAAGTCCGGAGGCTATTGACCGGCAATACTATTTCTGTTACCTTGTTCTGTCTGTAGGAGAACAGTTAAATGGAAATCGACCGTTTAATTCTCGGTGAGTACCAAACCAACTGTTACGTCCTGCGCGAAAATAAAACAGCCAAAGACTGCCTGATTATTGATACAGGTCTGGATGCCGATGAGCTTGTCGATTTTCTCCGGCAGCACAATTTAAATCCCATCGCCGCGGTTCTCACGCACGGCCACGCAGACCACATTACAGGCCTGGCTGCGTTAAGAAGCCGATTCCCGAACATAAAGGTTTACATCCACAAGCTCGATGCCGGAATGCTCACCGGAGAAAAAGATAGTCTCTACTCAATAGCGGGCGTATCGTTCAGCCCAGAACACGCTGACTTTACCGTAGAGGATGGAGACGTAATCAAGCAGACCAATATTAAGCTGGATGTCCTTCATACCCCCGGCCACACGCAGGGTGGCATTTGTCTCTATTCGAAAGATGATGGAATTATTTTTGCAGGTGATACTTTGTTTGCCGATTCGGTCGGCCGAACGGATTTCCCGGGCGGAAACGCCGCACAATTGATAAAGAGCATAAAGCAAAAACTCTGTTCCCTGCCCGATGAAACTATTGTTTATCCCGGCCACGGCCCGCAGACTACAATATCGCAGGAAAAAACACACAACCCCTTTCTGCAATAAATCCCCCCAATCATATCATTCGAAATTCCCGAAGTATTCCGGTTTGCCGTCATCGCTGTCGTAACGTGTCGTATCTTCCTCCTCCGCGTCGACTCTGATTCGTTCGATGCGCTCGGCCCGTTTGCTTATACTGTCGATGGTAACCAGAATCGCGCTCATTTTCACATCGCCGGTTGCTATTTCAAAAGGCACCGGCATCCGTGTCCTGAATGCCTTTAAGACATTCTCAACGCCTCGGCCAATCACCGAATCATAAGGGCCGGTCATCCCGATGTCGGTAATATACGCCGTGCCCTTAGGTAAAATTTTCTCGTCGGCCGTTACTACGTGCGTATGGGTGCCGAAAACACAACTCACCCTGCCGTCAAGATGATAGCCCATTGCAATCTTTTCGCTGGTGGCCTCAGCATGGAAGTCAACGAATATGACGTCGGCTTGCTGCTGAAGCTGCGGCAGAATCTTATCAATGGCATTATAGGGACAATCGGCCGGCTTCATAAACAAACGGCCTATCAGAGAAACGATACCTACGGTCGGTCCCTTGGCTGTCTTATAAATCCCAAAACTTCTGCCCGCGGCCAACTCAGAAAAATTCGCAGGACGGGCTATATTGTCCGTCGTCTCCAGCGTCGCAACAATCTCCCTTTTGCGGTAGGTATGGTCACCCAGTGTAATCAGGTTCACGCCGTATCTCAGCAGTTTGGTATATATTTGCGGAGTCAGACCAGAACCGCCGGCAGCGTTTTCTGCATTGGCTATCACGCAGTCGATACTTTGCTCTCTGACTAAAGACTTTAGTTTCTCGGCGAGGATTCGTCTGCCCGGCCTGCCTACAATATCACCGATACAAAGTACATTTATCTTCATAGTTCGTAATCACTCCGACCACCTGCTATTTCGCATACTCGATACAGCGGAGCTCTCGCAGCAGCGTTACTTGGATTTCGCCCGGATATGCCATTTCACTTTCAATCTTGTTGGCAATATCACGTGCGACTTTCATTGCCGATTCGTCATCAACTTTTTCGGCGTTCACGATTACACGTATTTCGCGGCCGGCCTGAATTGCATATGCGTTCTCAACGCCCTTAAAGCTGTTTGCTATCTCTTCCAGCTTCTCTAAGCGTTTTATATATCTTTCGAGTGTTTCTCTTCTGGTCCCGGGCCGCGACGCGCTAATCGCATCGGCCGCTGAAACCAGCGGAGTGTAAGGATTGTCCGCCGAGATGTCCCCGTGATGTCCTGCAACAGCGTTCAGAATAATAGGCGATTCGCTGAAACGCTTGAGAAAATTCGCGCCTATATCGGGGTGACTGCCCTCAACTTCGTGGTCAATGGCTTTGCCGATATCGTGAAGCAGTCCCGCGCGTCTGGCTATCGAGCCGTCCAGACCAAGCTCATCTGCCATTATCTGAGACAAAAATGCCACTTCAATGCTGTGCCTAAGCACATTTTGGCCGTAGCTTGTTCTGAAGCTCAAAGCTCCTATCAAACTGAGCACTCTATTGTTCAATCCTCGCACGTTGACCTCAACCGAGGCATCTTTGCCGAGCTGCAGGACCTTCTGGTTAACCTCTTTTTTGGTGTTTGCGACGAGCTCCTCGATCCGGGACGGATGGATTCGTCCGTCTTGTATCAGTCTTTCCATCGCAAGACGGGCAACTTCGCGCCTGACCGGGCTGAAGCCGCTTACAACAATCATTCCGGGCGTGTCATCGACAATCACATCAACGCCCGTGGCTTTCTCAAACGCACGAATATTTCGGCCTTCTCTGCCGATAATTCGGCCTTTCATATCATCATTTGGAATTTCAACCGTCGACACGGATATTTCGCACGTATGCTCAGCCGCATAACGCTGAATGGCGCAGCTGATTATTTCCCGGCTCTTGTCATCCGCTATCTCCGTGGCCTCTTCAACCTTGCGAGAAATCAGTCCGGACATCTCGTGCTCGCACTCATCTTCGAGCCGTTTCAGCAGCAGTTCCTTGGCATCTTCGACACCCATCCCGGCGATTTTAAGAAGCTGGTTCTTCTGCTGAGCCGTCAAAATCGAAAGCTGCTTTTCCTTGTTGTCGATATTGTGCAATCTTCTCTCTAACTCTTTTCCCTGTTGTTTTAATACCTTCTCCTGCTGCTGCAGAAATTCGGTCTGCCGGTCAAGGGCATCCTCGCGTTTGCTTAATCTCATTTCGGCCTCGTGCAACTCGGCACGAATCCGATTGGTCTCGCCGGCAAATTGCTCTTTTTTCTTGATGTTCTCAGCTGCAGCGTCTATTTGTGCAGTTCTAATTATGTTCTCAGCTTCCTTTTTGGCACCATCGATTTGTCTTTGCAGGTCCTCACGGAAGGTTTTGG
This window contains:
- the lsrF gene encoding 3-hydroxy-5-phosphonooxypentane-2,4-dione thiolase, with the protein product MADTDAVRQAKKFYEDVHTETHGFFLKGASSLDWGMKNRLSRIFNPETGRTVMLAIDHGYFQGPTTGLERIDLNIVPLMPFADAVMLTRGILRTTVPPWLTKPIVMRCSGGPSILKELSDEHLAVDIEDAIRMNVAAITLQVFIGGKFESRSVRNMTRLVDMGLRYGIPTMAVTAVGKDMVRDAKYFRLACRICAELGAQFVKTYYVEEGFETVTASCPVPIVMAGGKKIPELDALTMAYNAIQEGAAGVDMGRNIFQSDAPAAMMQAVRKVVHENLKPKEALKLYETLKVEEQKAR
- a CDS encoding SDR family oxidoreductase — its product is MNEQSLQLKDKVALITGAAGAIGYAVAQALLVNGCRVAASDLPGQKLDDFTADLKKQSSENVIGIGLDVTDKASVTSGFQSVIDAWGKINIVVINAGIALVSTLIEMDIEAFRRLEKVNIEGTLLTLAEAGRRFIKQATGGDIIIMSTKNVPSPSAGFGAYSATKAACHQLGRIASLEFAQYDVRVNMVAPDAVFSEGKYKSGLWETVGADRMKVRGMNEKQLREYYRDRNLLKTSITGRDVANAVLFFAARQTPTTGATIPVDGGLPDAAPR
- a CDS encoding glycosidase, whose translation is MADLLRQKKAYGLFKRYEGNPILTPEIWPYPVNAVFNPAAVKLNTEVLLLVRVEDMRGFSHLTVARSADGFTDWEIDSAPTMEADQSSREEKWGLEDPRIIWLEEQKQFGITYTSFSEGGPVVSLAITKNFRTFARLGALLPPEDKDSCLLPRRIKGRFALIHRPIVRGEAHMWISFSPDLKHWGDHRLLIPTRSAYWDCHRVGLACQPIETAQGWMLFYHGVRSTTAGQIYRVGLALLDLEEPWKVLRRSDEWVLGPRELYERIGDVGGVVFPTGVIVHKETNQLNLYYGAADCTVAVATANLSDCVDYIMSCPEVEE
- a CDS encoding MBL fold metallo-hydrolase; amino-acid sequence: MEIDRLILGEYQTNCYVLRENKTAKDCLIIDTGLDADELVDFLRQHNLNPIAAVLTHGHADHITGLAALRSRFPNIKVYIHKLDAGMLTGEKDSLYSIAGVSFSPEHADFTVEDGDVIKQTNIKLDVLHTPGHTQGGICLYSKDDGIIFAGDTLFADSVGRTDFPGGNAAQLIKSIKQKLCSLPDETIVYPGHGPQTTISQEKTHNPFLQ
- a CDS encoding TIGR00282 family metallophosphoesterase; its protein translation is MNVLCIGDIVGRPGRRILAEKLKSLVREQSIDCVIANAENAAGGSGLTPQIYTKLLRYGVNLITLGDHTYRKREIVATLETTDNIARPANFSELAAGRSFGIYKTAKGPTVGIVSLIGRLFMKPADCPYNAIDKILPQLQQQADVIFVDFHAEATSEKIAMGYHLDGRVSCVFGTHTHVVTADEKILPKGTAYITDIGMTGPYDSVIGRGVENVLKAFRTRMPVPFEIATGDVKMSAILVTIDSISKRAERIERIRVDAEEEDTTRYDSDDGKPEYFGNFE
- the rny gene encoding ribonuclease Y, which encodes MDAIMMQIGLPSVLVPIGTFIVGIGIAILVVQMITRAKAKTFREDLQRQIDGAKKEAENIIRTAQIDAAAENIKKKEQFAGETNRIRAELHEAEMRLSKREDALDRQTEFLQQQEKVLKQQGKELERRLHNIDNKEKQLSILTAQQKNQLLKIAGMGVEDAKELLLKRLEDECEHEMSGLISRKVEEATEIADDKSREIISCAIQRYAAEHTCEISVSTVEIPNDDMKGRIIGREGRNIRAFEKATGVDVIVDDTPGMIVVSGFSPVRREVARLAMERLIQDGRIHPSRIEELVANTKKEVNQKVLQLGKDASVEVNVRGLNNRVLSLIGALSFRTSYGQNVLRHSIEVAFLSQIMADELGLDGSIARRAGLLHDIGKAIDHEVEGSHPDIGANFLKRFSESPIILNAVAGHHGDISADNPYTPLVSAADAISASRPGTRRETLERYIKRLEKLEEIANSFKGVENAYAIQAGREIRVIVNAEKVDDESAMKVARDIANKIESEMAYPGEIQVTLLRELRCIEYAK